TGTTCGTTTTATTTTCATGTTAAACTTATTATTTTAACAATCTCGTCGTGAAACCcaaattatcttaacaggttTAAGCATTCAAACCCCAACCCAACTGTTAAAATTCACGAGTCATCTTACTAGACTCGTTTGCActtataatcaaataaaaaatttcataagAAATCCCTAAATAGTAATATATAAATTggtgaggttttttttttattcaccaATAAGACTACAATAATTTCATTAAGCACCACAAGTTCACATATATATCTCAcaagttgaatatcaaagtGTGAGACGAACAAGACtactaaaataataagaatattattaaacaaacgaaaaTGCCGAAATGGCTACATGAGCCGAAGATGATACATCTTGACTGACTTATTTCtcaaaactaaattacaagcaatatttgtagataactaaacctaagaaaccctaactcgGATAAGCCCAATTCCTAAACTAACAAGGAAAACCCAAACACTAAAATAAACatatatactaatattttccaacatcaCATACATATGACTTTCAACACATCATATtcctacaaaatatcaaatgttttaaGTTTAATGAGTTGAAATAGGTTACTCGGGTGTAGAGCTGAATCAACTCTTAGTTAACGGATTGACCCCTTAATTCACTTGACCAGTTAGACCTTGACTCGGAATTCGTTATTTTTTGTGTTGTTTCATGTCAGGTTAATGGGTCATGCATTAAATTGTCACGTTCAGATAGCGAGTAAAAGTCATAGCGCAGGCATTCAATGTGAGATGGTGACACCTTAAGCATCTTCAAAAGGAAAATGACTTACATGGCACGAGTTTATCACCACGTGGCGTGCCGTACCAATAATATAAAGACATATGTtgattctttttcaaatttacttgTATTATTGGCATTGAACGCCACCGTCACAGTGAACTTGCACAATACAAGTTGTTCTCCCAATGAAAATGTCAAAAAATATGTCAAATATAAATTTGAAGGCCTATATGGCAATGTCAAATTTCCTTTTGCTTCAACCAATTGTTTTTCTTATTCAAATTAATAATTGTATGACTCACTCTTCAATCTAAATCAATAACAACTATTTTCATGATTTATAATTGCAATATTAGGACCCACGCAACAAAACATTCACAAGGTAAAAGACATCACATTTTCTCATATGTCAAAATATGATACTTAGGTACTCATAAGTAATAGGGAGTACCCTATAtactcactttttttttattttgatccaATAATATTCTAACACATGgtttattgttttaaaaaataacggacatgttatttaatttttcttggacttaaaaaaaatgaaatgtgtGACATATTTTGATTATGTGACATTTCACTTAAATTTGGGCATCacgttattttaaaaaataaccaTTGTCCCCCCGTTAGCAAATGACATattttgtttatgttatttaatttttcttggactttaaaaaataacatacatgttatttaattttactTAGTGAGTACCTAAGTAAATTTGTATGTCAAAATTGGCAACACATAATCTCTATATCAATCCATGTAGGATTGACATATCAGTTAGAATTTCTATCTactttcaaattttattatgtgaCATTCCACTTAGAATTGGGCATCGAGTAATGTTACACTTATCACATATTTGTATCATCTATCTAATATAAGTAGGGCCCACTACTACACGTGTGTCTctctctattagagagatgatatAAATATATAGTAAGAATAACATTTTTAATTTGGTATCCTCTTTTGAGATGCTCTTATTTAGAAGTCTTTTTAATTATGGGGCACAATTAGAGTGATGTGCAATTTTGGCGACCAAAATTAAATAATgtcaaatgaagaaaagaaGGTAAATGTGGGCATGTTTAATTCGATCCACTTCTCCACTAATCAATTGCATCAATTAAAGATGGATTAAAGAATGATTACGGACAATGAAATATAATAATGTTGTAGTAATGCACAAAGACGTTGGCAAGGTTCGGGATAatggttaattttatttttgaggATAGTATAGCTTTGTAATTGTTAGTGCGTGACATTCCCTTTTTCTTTGACCGGTTGAAATCGCGAGCAAAGTTTCTATCGATGCCTATTTAATGCACCATACCCTCTATTTGTACATATCCATTTCATCGtatcaatgaatatcgtacttatTCTAATATATACTAATATTTgtctacacactttgtgtgtatgaacacattttttttagaaaataagaaggatagagggagagagagagaatgtggggggagtgggaggtttttttttttaatattggaggTACTTTAACATCATCTGTAGGTgagacttcaataaaaaaaaaaagtaaaatatgaACTTATGAAATTACAATAttgcccaatttttttttttgtgataaaagactaatttgtctttttaccctcttttggttgacaaagagagttttattaattagtagatatatatatatatatgaaaagttttgtttttatcaAATAATGTGTCAATTCttcatttatttaaatttaaactagccttcatgcacgcaCGCGCATAAAACATTTTTTGAATTACGGCGTATTACACGCGActtacatgttttaaatgtatttatatgcgtgaattgacaaaaggaaagtcaaatatttgaagtaaattaataatcttagatcatgctagaaaaaaaatctcacaaaaccaatcaaagcagccgaattcacataataaaatcggtttttcaatttctatctacattctattgaatttacattaagaatagagaaaataatatttaataaacaactgattgaattacattattgctagcccattgagAGGTTAAACCCAGCCCCTTaacccttagtgtagataatatcttttcttaaaaaaaaactaataataatCATTTGACAATCAATTTAATCATTATTATGCACGTGAGAAtgaccttttttttataactaaCATTACatacctcttaagatgttttgaacgtgtttaaaaatagaaaaaaataatatttaatgaacaactgattgaattacattattgccagTCTATTGTAGggtattaatttaaaaaaaaattgtacataaagaattaaattaaaaaaatacttttaaaataacaaaaataccccTGCATTATTTGGTGGATTATTTTGGATtgctttgaaatttttttattttgagagcatttttgtccaaaaattttAATGAAGCTTGTGACTTCAAAAGGGTTGttaggtttatatataaaaatatagcaCATGCCTCAATACACAAACGATTTTCTATTCATTTTCTACGAAAATTTTGTGTGTACCGAAAACATTACACAGAAACATTTGTCCCGCACTTCAAACGTATTAATATAACTTAATAcctataattaataaaaataaaggacACCAATTTTATATTGTAGGTCCATGACCACATAGTACACGTCAAGATTCAAGACGCAAATGTTTTgactttaagttttgattttctaTGAATTGACCACTCATCATTAATTTGTATTTTACTTCACGTTAATATTTGGGTTACTTGAACCTTCTACACTCTCtacatttttaatataaaaaatgggTTTGACTACAGCGACTCATACTACTAAGACCATCTTCCGTGATTGGgataaagattaaaatttaaacctTAAATCCCTTCATATCATCATCAATCATTGGGTTAAAATAAGCCTCGgggataaaataaaattttgggcTACTATCCCCCACCCCCAAGAAAATAGTCATGGTTTATATCATTCTGGAgtcacaagtttttttttaaatttttttaaattttttttacttataatccAACGACTGTGATCAAATGAGATCAAATCTAGCggtataaaaaaaagattaGAGTCATCAGACGacccaaaattaaaccaaaatctaaaataatttaaatcaaatttcactcAATACCCATatatttgtatgatttttattatttatcagaatttaaatattttttattaaaatgttcataaaaataaactaGGATAATCCACATAAATTTtagtttacccaaaaaaaaagaggcTAAAGTCATTGTTTAAGAATCTaggactaaaattttaagcctaTGCATTAAAGAGCAATTTTTAGGTTATGACTCAAAAATTTTCTGACTTAAATTTTTAAACTTTATCCCACCATTAAAGATGATCTAAATGATACAAATTTCTTGTAAAATTAAGTTACAAGTATTCATTAGATTCATATATGCAAGATTTAATCATTGATTTCCACAACCAATCTGTAGTGCATAAAGAAAAATTGCAAAAGTATGCCTTCTTAAAACTTAACATTTTATTCCACCAAATTACTTATTAAAGAAGAGGAAAAACAAATCTAGGGAAATGTCTATGGGCTTTTACAAGGAAACAACAGCCCAACTCTTCTCTACCGCTCCACTTTCTAAAACCCGGCCCAAGACTATAAACCGAAAGCTTTGAGCTTTCCCACCAGTCACccaaaaaactgaaaaactaaaaactggACAAAATACTCAGGTGACAAGTCTCTATGCTATTACAATTCTGTACCAAGTTTTGTATGAGATGGATGATTTAGAAGTGCAAACGCTCTTGCATACTGATGCGTTTATTACTTCAGTTCTTCGGACTCGCCGATACTTGAGTGGGACAACCAGTGCATGCCGTACAAGCAGGACCGGGGGCACTGTCGGAAATACCAATTCGCACTGTTCGCTGCTTCTCTTCGTTTTCAGGAATATGGACGAGGGCATCCATGATTAGGATGTCCCAATCGCGAGGGATGAGATACGAAAGCCAGGTGTTATCTGCGAATGAGAAATCCGATCATTAAAGTACTAAAAGAGTTATCAAAACCCGAGagatatatgtaaaatgtagttTAAAGCATCAAACACAAAAGTCTAGCTAATTTTTTAACATTCTTCACAAAACTTTGATACACAAATTGGGATAGCCTGGTTGTTCCAAACAAACCAATTTGGAAAAGATCTAACACTGACAACAAGTTTAAGTACACATCAACAAACGATGTTGATCAATTATATGTCGTTGGATGTAAAATCATGCACCATTATTATGgttttaaatgtatattcaagTAGCGACAATGTATGAAAGTGCGTGAAGTATCCAAACACCAAAATAAATAGGTGTGAGAGCACATGCACACAATGTATGTCTTTATGTGTATTTGCTTGTGTGTTTGCACATACAATCATATGTCTGTTTTTGTATTTAAATCAATACAAACCTCCTTTACGTACAGCCTTCACCTCCAAGACTCCCGCGCCTCGTGGTCCAGACACAGGAAATGTGCAAGCTACAGAATGCCGCTTATGAGCTACTGCAAGCGAAGCATTGTACCATGGGCCCTTGGCAATAGGTTCCCCTATAGCCTCTATGATTGCTGGGTTCTTACTGGCTTTCTCCATGGCCTTGCTGCAAAgattggatcgttagatccggatccaataccttcttactAAAATTGTATAAAggtgaaatgttcgaatctttattcttttggaaagaagaaagaatcacaaagttgttgaggttaattcacttagatgttagtggcacttgtccacaaacataatactactcatgttatatgacattcaccgaagatcactctcggttggactatagtttattttgaataaacacaagtccgaatactttgcaaaagttttcaaagaattcaagaaatgtaagttgatgagtaagacgtctaaagtatttacctccttagatttgatccaaggaaaagaaacactttagatgagtctccttgaaagatatcaaggaaagaagcatcataagataataaatttctccattaaggagaagaacgaactcgaataagatttagtttgttagatgttatctattacccatatataggatatatacttctaaaaacaatatgattgtcaattagaagatcttccaaatttttcatgactccataagatgtagttggaaagaaagacaaatcttaagcatgttaagatttggggttatgtgctaataagcaatatttgtttgataacaatcttgtgggatatccttaaattaactattggatatcgcttctataaaccaattaacaaatgttgttttgttgggtagttcattgtaatcctacaatgtgatttgcctaaaagcaaatgaacgagagatagaactcaaagaattcgttctttgagagacaagatgataatcaacaaatataacaacctagttcctataccacaagctccaacgtagtcaagaaggatttataaaccatctcggttgaatggtttgaactttatgactatgtcatagagttgcacctcttaattcgaaagaaataagaatgaaaatccttatgactacattgagtgtatatatatgatatatactcaaggaaatggtaaagtaccatttaacccgaaataatgaaaccttcataagctaattggtagcttaaggtaactacaatcaaaaggatggttgactttgaagaaaccatctttgacgtagtcttggtttcaattaattcgaagatagctagctacaactaaatgatgattcaatgtttggacatgatatgggtttccgaaaccattattaagatagtcttgataatatatgtctaaaaatataaatcacaagacatgtaagttgtagagatccatccatcatgaatcttagcaagctagtgggagctatgagcatcttatgagaaaaaggatcaaatcgtttgatttctcataaagatgtaaatgaatcttttgtttactaggtttacaaaagattagtgggagttaatcatgttcctaaaatttaaatatatatgatatattaattttagaaatgaaaagaatacttcttcgttaaacttatgactttaaacattctataacgatagaatgtatatgggagttaatcatgttcctaaaaatttaatatatatgatatattaattttggaaatgaaagaatacttcttcgttaaagttatgactttaaaacattatatgaagatagaatgtatatgggagatatagtctatatacatgggatggaaatctataatgatatatttcatgatataattggattatatcaaaccctaataatagacaatagatgctaggaagtttctcatatgatgataaatttcatattgtatgaaaaacattgatatgagttgtacctagaacggtacaagacgatatcagtgcaagcccaggatcagaaccatggcaactgtcaagtgagtccttaagtatttaagaaatactaaaggatagattcctcaaagaatgaggaagaattagagtaacgtaaaggaagcgtaaatgtattagattatgaatctaatccatcattggatgtttcttcattatgaatgaatagataatcagatatctctttattatgactaaagagattttggatggaaacattaaaagtaatgactttagtgtgttccattatgaatgcaaaatatattgccatatagaagcttacaacaatgttgtttggatgggaaagttcatttatgaactctctattcggttccaaccagaaagtgtatccagtgtactgacactatgacactaatggggcgatagcttaagccagggaatcaaggtctcatcaagattcgaactcaaatgagagactgaaccacatgattgagaatcatgtataatggtgacgtcgttattctcaaggttgcttctatggataacatatagatatccattgtctaggcctactattcagccatttatgaaatgactacagaagaggtatcatcactgatgactaagctgattggctctagtgcaagtgggagattgttggaaatgtgccctaaaaccaatcatatgatgatactttacggacatttcacatgttaaactaatcttgtttaatatcaagggcaaagattattgtttgagccatctcatataaatgttatatgcttaaacgataagtccaaaggaatatgtgattgagagaatgcgatctaaagaagttagattcatgaaaccattctttcgtagacatatcctaaacgttcctgatcataggattgccaattgggcattgacagtttgttaagatcagtacgtgctgtgtattctctcagggagagtgactagtctcgagtcattggtgtg
This genomic interval from Malus domestica chromosome 05, GDT2T_hap1 contains the following:
- the LOC103435762 gene encoding uncharacterized protein, with amino-acid sequence MLSRRLVSFLNRSSSAPHFSSLAAKTVDEGKSSSFGRKAVSFILITTTGGVALSALNDLVIYQSCSSKAMEKASKNPAIIEAIGEPIAKGPWYNASLAVAHKRHSVACTFPVSGPRGAGVLEVKAVRKGDNTWLSYLIPRDWDILIMDALVHIPENEEKQRTVRIGISDSAPGPACTACTGCPTQVSASPKN